A window of Malaclemys terrapin pileata isolate rMalTer1 chromosome 14, rMalTer1.hap1, whole genome shotgun sequence contains these coding sequences:
- the TCF25 gene encoding transcription factor 25 isoform X1 gives MSRRALRRLRGEQRGQEPLEPGGLRLGPEGAGAEPGRGRRGPERGGVSNLYELITNEELEDDLGSKEERAESRLNEQDGTGNNEEAETGEPESDGQRAGEDTQQQDQTVTKLQPVSTNKPRKKKKKRKNKRTAAGETPEDDDLEDIDSILEKMEDSSGLSYETKSGVIADSRPLLYVEHRNLNPETELKRYFGARAVLGDQRPRQRQRPYVRSTWLTAPKNAWPRYSKTGIAMRLLETRRGVQHFTFEHHREYQQVQFRFLDAVESLDPNNIVLLLQMNPYHVDSLLQLSEVCRMQEDQEMARDLVERALYSLECAFHPVFSLTSGTCRLDYRRPENRAFYLSLFKHMIFLEKRGCPRTALEFCKLILSLDPENDPLCVLLLIDLLSLRAREYSFLTRMFQEWEGHRNLSQLPNFAFSVPLAYFLLSQQEALSEVELSQARERAAHLLQHALIMFPSVLMPLLDHCSVQPDSRVASHAFFGLQAQISQPPALNQLVSLYVGRTHSLWKDPAIMAWLETNVHEVLRRVDTSEPVVEEFAQKRKVRYQSAPRNISRHVILSELKEATAALPLEVTSQPVIGFDPLPPLDSITSYTRPERTTHPSNESTLSLFFRSLLPNFTLQGEIRQDGDEEAGAGQDLNQGVNRLMAAMRDMLANIQFQEPPRDENPDGDADWD, from the exons ATGTCGCGGCGGGCCCTGCGGAGGCTGCGGGGGGAGCAGCGGGGCCAGGAGCCCCTGGAGCCGGGGGGGCTGCGGCTGGGCCccgagggggcgggggcggagccgGGCCGCGGCAGGAGGGGGCCGGAGCGGGGCGGGGTCAGCAACCTGTACGAGCTG ATAACCAATGAAGAATTGGAGGATGATCTAGGATCCAAAGAGGAGAGAGCAGAGTCCAGACTGAATGAGCAAGATGGCACAGGGAACAATGAAGAAGCTGAAACTGGCGAGCCAGAGAGTGATGGGCAGAGAGCTGGAGAAGACACTCAACAACAGGACCAGACAGTGACCAAACTGCAG CCTGTATCAACTAACAAGCCacggaagaaaaaaaagaaacggAAGAACAAGAGAACTGCAGCTGGCGAGACTCCG GAAGACGATGACCTGGAAGACATTGACAGCATTCTGGAGAAAATGGAGGATTCCAGTGGGCTGTCGTATGAAACCAAGAGTGGTGTAATCGCAGACAGTCGGCCTCTGCTCTACGTAGAGCACAG AAACTTGAATCCAGAGACTGAGCTGAAGAGGTACTTTGGGGCTCGGGCTGTTCTTGGCGATCAGAG GCCACGGCAGAGGCAGCGTCCGTACGTTCGCAGCACATGGCTGACTGCTCCCAAGAACGCCTGGCCACGCTACAGCAAAACAG GCATTGCCATGAGGCTGCTGGAGACAAGAAGAGGAGTCCAGCACTTCACGTTTGAGCACCATCGAGAGTACCAGCAAGTGCAGTTCAGGTTCTTGGATGCAGTGGAGTCTCTGGACCCAAACAATATCGTG CTTTTGCTCCAAATGAACCCGTACCATGTGGACTCGCTGCTGCAGCTCAGTGAGGTGTGTCGAATGCAGGAGGATCAGGAGATGGCCCGAGATCTTGTAG AGCGAGCGCTGTACAGTCTGGAGTGTGCGTTTCACCCTGTGTTCAGTCTCACCAGTGGAACCTGCAGGCTTGATTACCGGAGACCTGAGAACAG AGCTTTCTACCTGTCTCTCTTCAAACACATGATCTTCCTGGAGAAGAGAGGCTGTCCCCGTACAGCCCTGGAGTTCTGCAAACTTATCCTGAG CCTTGATCCGGAGAATGACCCGCTGTGTGTGCTGCTGCTAATTGATTTGCTGTCGCTCCGAGCTAGAGAATACTCCTTCCTGACACGCATGTTCCAAGAGTGGGAG GGTCACCGGAACTTGTCCCAGCTCCCAAACTTTGCCTTCTCGGTTCCGCTGGCGTATTTCCTTCTGAGCCAGCAGGAAGCGCTCTCGGAAGTGGAACTAAGCCAGGCACGGGAGAGAGCTGCCCACCTTCTCCAGCACGCGCTGATCATGTTCCCAAGCG TTCTCATGCCGTTGCTGGATCACTGTAGCGTGCAGCCAGACTCCAGGGTCGCTTCACATGCTTTTTTTGGACTCCAAGCTCAGATAAG CCAGCCTCCTGCCTTGAACCAGCTGGTCTCCCTGTACGTAGGAAGGACCCACTCCCTGTGGAAGGACCCTGCCATCATGGCCTGGCTGGAAACCAATGTCCATGAAGTGTTACGGAGGGTTGACACGAGTGAGCCAGTGGTGGAGGAATTTGCGCAGAA GCGCAAGGTGCGGTACCAGAGCGCCCCCAGAAACATCTCTCGCCATGTGATTCTCTCGGAGCTGAAAGAAGCCACGGCAGCACTGCCCCTG GAAGTGACATCCCAGCCCGTAATAGGGTTTGACCCCCTACCTCCCTTGGACTCCATCACTTCCTATACAAGACCAGAAAG gACGACTCATCCATCCAATGAAAGCACTTTATCTCTCTTCTTTCGATCATTGTTGCCAAATTTTACCTTACAG
- the TCF25 gene encoding transcription factor 25 isoform X2 — MGRVEAVSESGGQAARACAAGPAGPWPAPVHSGQVSGASIQITNEELEDDLGSKEERAESRLNEQDGTGNNEEAETGEPESDGQRAGEDTQQQDQTVTKLQPVSTNKPRKKKKKRKNKRTAAGETPEDDDLEDIDSILEKMEDSSGLSYETKSGVIADSRPLLYVEHRNLNPETELKRYFGARAVLGDQRPRQRQRPYVRSTWLTAPKNAWPRYSKTGIAMRLLETRRGVQHFTFEHHREYQQVQFRFLDAVESLDPNNIVLLLQMNPYHVDSLLQLSEVCRMQEDQEMARDLVERALYSLECAFHPVFSLTSGTCRLDYRRPENRAFYLSLFKHMIFLEKRGCPRTALEFCKLILSLDPENDPLCVLLLIDLLSLRAREYSFLTRMFQEWEGHRNLSQLPNFAFSVPLAYFLLSQQEALSEVELSQARERAAHLLQHALIMFPSVLMPLLDHCSVQPDSRVASHAFFGLQAQISQPPALNQLVSLYVGRTHSLWKDPAIMAWLETNVHEVLRRVDTSEPVVEEFAQKRKVRYQSAPRNISRHVILSELKEATAALPLEVTSQPVIGFDPLPPLDSITSYTRPERTTHPSNESTLSLFFRSLLPNFTLQGEIRQDGDEEAGAGQDLNQGVNRLMAAMRDMLANIQFQEPPRDENPDGDADWD; from the exons ATGGGCCGGGTGGAGGCAGTGAGCGAGTCAGGGGGTCAGGCTGCGAGAGCTTGTGCTGCTGGCCCTGCCGGCCCCTGGCCTGCCCCTGTTCACTCTGGACAAGTGAGCGGTGCCAGCATCCAG ATAACCAATGAAGAATTGGAGGATGATCTAGGATCCAAAGAGGAGAGAGCAGAGTCCAGACTGAATGAGCAAGATGGCACAGGGAACAATGAAGAAGCTGAAACTGGCGAGCCAGAGAGTGATGGGCAGAGAGCTGGAGAAGACACTCAACAACAGGACCAGACAGTGACCAAACTGCAG CCTGTATCAACTAACAAGCCacggaagaaaaaaaagaaacggAAGAACAAGAGAACTGCAGCTGGCGAGACTCCG GAAGACGATGACCTGGAAGACATTGACAGCATTCTGGAGAAAATGGAGGATTCCAGTGGGCTGTCGTATGAAACCAAGAGTGGTGTAATCGCAGACAGTCGGCCTCTGCTCTACGTAGAGCACAG AAACTTGAATCCAGAGACTGAGCTGAAGAGGTACTTTGGGGCTCGGGCTGTTCTTGGCGATCAGAG GCCACGGCAGAGGCAGCGTCCGTACGTTCGCAGCACATGGCTGACTGCTCCCAAGAACGCCTGGCCACGCTACAGCAAAACAG GCATTGCCATGAGGCTGCTGGAGACAAGAAGAGGAGTCCAGCACTTCACGTTTGAGCACCATCGAGAGTACCAGCAAGTGCAGTTCAGGTTCTTGGATGCAGTGGAGTCTCTGGACCCAAACAATATCGTG CTTTTGCTCCAAATGAACCCGTACCATGTGGACTCGCTGCTGCAGCTCAGTGAGGTGTGTCGAATGCAGGAGGATCAGGAGATGGCCCGAGATCTTGTAG AGCGAGCGCTGTACAGTCTGGAGTGTGCGTTTCACCCTGTGTTCAGTCTCACCAGTGGAACCTGCAGGCTTGATTACCGGAGACCTGAGAACAG AGCTTTCTACCTGTCTCTCTTCAAACACATGATCTTCCTGGAGAAGAGAGGCTGTCCCCGTACAGCCCTGGAGTTCTGCAAACTTATCCTGAG CCTTGATCCGGAGAATGACCCGCTGTGTGTGCTGCTGCTAATTGATTTGCTGTCGCTCCGAGCTAGAGAATACTCCTTCCTGACACGCATGTTCCAAGAGTGGGAG GGTCACCGGAACTTGTCCCAGCTCCCAAACTTTGCCTTCTCGGTTCCGCTGGCGTATTTCCTTCTGAGCCAGCAGGAAGCGCTCTCGGAAGTGGAACTAAGCCAGGCACGGGAGAGAGCTGCCCACCTTCTCCAGCACGCGCTGATCATGTTCCCAAGCG TTCTCATGCCGTTGCTGGATCACTGTAGCGTGCAGCCAGACTCCAGGGTCGCTTCACATGCTTTTTTTGGACTCCAAGCTCAGATAAG CCAGCCTCCTGCCTTGAACCAGCTGGTCTCCCTGTACGTAGGAAGGACCCACTCCCTGTGGAAGGACCCTGCCATCATGGCCTGGCTGGAAACCAATGTCCATGAAGTGTTACGGAGGGTTGACACGAGTGAGCCAGTGGTGGAGGAATTTGCGCAGAA GCGCAAGGTGCGGTACCAGAGCGCCCCCAGAAACATCTCTCGCCATGTGATTCTCTCGGAGCTGAAAGAAGCCACGGCAGCACTGCCCCTG GAAGTGACATCCCAGCCCGTAATAGGGTTTGACCCCCTACCTCCCTTGGACTCCATCACTTCCTATACAAGACCAGAAAG gACGACTCATCCATCCAATGAAAGCACTTTATCTCTCTTCTTTCGATCATTGTTGCCAAATTTTACCTTACAG